Genomic segment of Lentisphaera araneosa HTCC2155:
TCCTTACTTTTCGCATCATCTGCCAAGGAGTAGTCACCTGCAAAGTAATGATTAATGCTGGGGCTTGGCCATTCATCCAATTGGGGGCCTTTCACTTTTATTCCATGAATTCGAATTCCTGGCCCGGGATACGACAAATCATTTTTGACAAGTTTTTGCTTAAAAGCTTTTTTAATGCCTCCATAACTAGGACCCGAACCGAACTCCAGGTGAATTTTATGCCCTTTCTCTAAGTAGACTCTTTTGCGATAAACTTTTCTTGGGGATTTTAAATTGATTTTATCTATGAAAAAGTAGGAAGGATTGAGCCCTGGCAAGATTTCGCTTCTATGTCCCGTTAAATGTAATTCATGAAAATTATTTTTTCTAAAGCGCTCAGTTAATTGATCCAAGAACTTCATACCAGATGGCTGAATTCCCTTAGCCTCTGCATCGACTTCAAATTCATAATAACCATCCGCGTCCACGATCCATTTTAGATGCGCCTTGGAAGTATGCCAAGTAAAACGTAATTCCATCCATTTATCCTTATGAATGCCTTGGTGCCCGCCCATCTTCATATCTTTCATTAAGAAATTATGCTTTTTGACTTCTGGTTTGATTCCCGGACGAATTTTATAATAAACGGCTCCTAATGCCCCATCGATAAATTCATTTATGGCTTCCTCGGAAAATATTTGGTCTTGTGAATGCGTATCATATTTAGTCGCTACGGCAAGTTTGGGGATGTAGCGTCCTGGATCTAAAAACTTATTATTTATATCCAATAAATCGCTCACGGTGAGTTTAAACTCTTCACCTGTCATCAGGCGTGGTTGAGGTTTAAGTATCTTAAATTTTAACTTTGCCAAATTCTGTTCAATTGTATTCAGCAAGTAAGCTTTGTCATCAGCCTTTAATTGAGTCTCTTCTTCAGGGGGCATTTCATCTAATTGCAGGCTATCGAGAATTTTGTACCATTGTTCGGCTTGTTCTTCCGATTTCGCTGGCCATTGCAAGTTATCGAGACGCATATCACCCTTTGTTGTAATCTCGTCATGACACTCGATACAGCGCTGCTCTAATAGACTATGAAGGCGTTTATCCATAGCGAATGCGGGTATCGCAAAAAATAACAAAGTGATGAATAAGCTAAATTTGACCATTTAAGTCCCCTCGATTATTGCCAAATTTATCTAGATAAACGCCAAGTTTATTCAAAATCGTCACATAGGCATCCGAAAGGTTTTTCCCCTTCATATCAAGCACCCCTTGGGGTTTAAGTAAACCTCCAATCAAAATGGCAGGTAAGCGCTTGTTACTATGATTATTAGCATCTCCCATTCCACTACCATAGATCATCGCACTTTGATCATACAGACTTTTGCCTGTCGCGGTTTCAGTCGCTTTCATCTGACTCACAAAGTCATTAAAACATTTCACATTATGACTATCAATGAGGTAGAGTTGCTTAAGTCGATCGGGCTGATTGCCGTGATGAGTCAAACTATGGTAACCCGTACTCACACCATCAATCGGAACTGCCGAAGGATTGGCGGGAATCCCCAGGGTAATAGCGCGGCTTTGATCAGTCATAAAGGCCAAGTGAATCAGTTCATAATACTCTTTTAAATAGCTAGCATTACTCATCAAGTTTGATGGCAACTTGTATGTGACTTGAGGCTTCTTAACATCTAACCAATTTGTTGATTCAGTAATTCTTTTTTCGACACCACGCACCCCATCCATATAAGAATCGATTATTTCGCCATCACGCTTCGTTCCAAAGCGTTTCATGCGTTTTGCTTGGCTATGAACAAAGTCCATCACAGAAGTTTTATTGGTGAGAATTTTTCTTCTCAATTCACGCCCTTTTTTACTTGGCTCCACAAAGAGTTTTCCATAGATCTCTTCGAGAGAATAAATATTGCGCATGGGCTCCCCCTTGTCATTCCAGGATTGGTGCATTGTACCCGCACCGCCCATGGCAAGTTGTAGTGACTTATAGCGCGTATTAGGATTTGTTTCTTTAACGAATTTTTGGTCGATAGAAATATTTTTTTCGCGAAGTTGCTGAGCATTTTTCACTAGGTAACCGCTTAAGAAACTATGGACAGCGCCATGACCTCCCTTGTGGGGGTGCTGAGTATTTAGTAAAACGGTCATGTCCTTTTTATGTGCTTCCATCGCACTCAAAACTCTACTCGAGCAAGGATTATCATCCTTCGGGAAAAAATATCCTGGATGAACACCAAAGTTCAATGCAACGCATAGGAGCTTCTTGCTTCCATTACTGCTTTGCGCGGCTTCACTCTCGAGCGGAGGTAGCAAAAGACTCACCCCTGCTGCTTTTAAAAAACTTCGTCGATCAAAACTCATTTAAGCCTCTTTTTATCTTCTCTAATCAAAACTAGAACAAAGCTGAATCAGCTTTCTTTGGGCTCAATAATATTATTTTGAAAATTAGCTTTTCCTGGGGCCGCCAAGCTCCTGCTTGGCAATTGCGGATAAAAAGACCGCTGCGCTGCAAGACCGTTCCACTGCAAGATCGTTAGCAGGCTCACTGAAAGACCGCTGCGCTGAAAGACCGGTGCGCTGAAAGACCGTTCCACTGCAAGATCGTTCGCAGGCTCACTGAAAGACCGCTGCGTTGCAAGATCGTTCGCAGGCTCACTGAAAGACCGCTGCGCTGAAAGATCGGGCTTCGCCCTGCAGATCGTTCGCGTTGCTCACTGCAAGATCGTTCGCGTTGCTCACTGCAAGATCGTTCGCGTTGCTCACTGCAGATCGCTCATTCCATTCGCTGCAGATCGGCTCGAAGAGCCTGCAGTTATCAGTTTTAAATTGTCCAATCGTGGATTTGTCTAACTGTGGAACCGTCACTCAGGAACTTCGTTCCGTAATCTCAGGACTCAGTCCGTGAACTCAGCGCTTTAGCGCGTCAACTCAGAAGCTCCGCTTCGTTATCTAAGCTCGTAACGAGCGGCACCTGAAACCTGATTCCTGAAACCTAAGCGCTTTAGCGCGCCACCCAAGCCGAAGGCGAAACCCAAGCTGAAGGCGCAACATTTACATATGGGGCTAATTAAAGTTATATCGCTTTGCGATAGTGCGCTCGATTATTGCACCGCTAAGGGCTAATTCTTAAATAAAAAACTAAATTTTATGCAAACTACTCAAAGATAAGTTTATATGACTTGTTTTCAGTTATATACTTACATTAATGAGGATAGTTGAAAATGAATTCCACGAACTGCAGAGCCATTAAACATAAAAGATTCTCTTTAATTGAACTACTCGTCATTGTGGCCATCATCGGGATCCTTGCAAGTATACTGCTCCCGGTACTTGGAAAAGCTCGAAAAAAATCAAGATTGGCAATCTGCACTTCAAATAGTAAACAAATCAGCATGGCGATTTATATGTATATTGAGGATCAGGACGATTATTTTCCTTTCAGTTCAGAACACAACAACACTTCCTGGGATGACCGTTTAGGCAGCATGGAATACGATGGTCGCAGCATCACTGCAGAACAAGTGGATAATAAATCTAAGCTCACTGACGCCTCGATCTATGAATGCCCTGCAAGCGAAGTTGAACTCACAAATCAAAATAATCAAAAGCGCAGTTATTCATTGAACTATGGTAAAGCTCATAAACCGAGTCAATTCAGAGGCATTGGCACTGGAAGTTGGTCGATGAAATCTAATGAAGTCAACGAAGCTTCGCAAAGCATTATGATTACCGAAAATAATAAGCCCGGCAACTACCTAGGCAATAACAACAACGACTTTACCAATAACAATTTTATTAAAGCGTTTTACGATACTCCAAAGTACTGGACTCATGATTATGGTCGACTCAACCTCGCCATGGTCGATGGCTCTGTACGCATCCTCAGCATGCAACACACCTACCTCGGCCTGCGCGATGCAACTGCTTCAGGCAACCAAATCAACACAATGTGGGACTGTCAGGATTAGAGTTAAACATCTTCTAATAAAAAAGCCCTAAATAATCTATCTTCTATATAATTTCACTTAGTTATGTTTAAGCTTTAAAGCTAATATGTAGAGATTGTAAATTTTAGCTTGGGCTTAAAAAGCTCTGTTCCTTATATGAAACAACTAACTCTATTCCTACTCGTACTCTGTTTTAGCTCGTGCATCCAAACTGATTCTGAACATCAATGGCTGTCAGGCAATGAACATCACCGTATTGATACAGTTGCTCGTCACCTACGTGGCAACGATGTCGTCATGTGGGAAGTTGATTTTCGCTACAAAAAACTTTATGAAGCATTAGAAGCAAAGAATGATGCCTATGCCTTATATCAATTAAAGAAGATTAAGTTAGCCATGAGCAATGGCTCTGAAAGAAGACCGAAGCGAAAGAAGTCTTATGAATGGTTTTTTACCAATGCGATTCCTCCCATGGAAAAAGCAATAAATGAAAAAGGCGACACAATGACTGAGTTCAAAAATTTCACCAATAAGTGTATGACATGCCATTCTATGGAAGGCGTCCCCTTCATGCCAATTGAGCAGCCTTGGCTTAGTCACAATTAATTGAAGTCAAGGCATAATCGAGTTGACTCTCATACTCATTTATGGCTTAATGTTTCCTTTTTGAGTTTATCTATTTCTAATTGCAGAGCTTTAGCTTCTCGTTCAGCCTCACTTATCGAATCAGTCTTTACCGTTTCCGTGCCACGAGTGTAACCCACATATTGGAGCCAAGCTGTTGAACGTTGGCCCGTACGTTTATTTATCAAAGCACAGAGGCGGTCCGTTCTCCTAGCTTCTTCGGCCTCAGCAAGGCTCTTGCTTTCATTAAGTAAATTTAAACTCTTAAGAAAACTTCTCGCCATCAATTGATGTCCCAAAGCATTGGGATGAATTCCATCACCACTTATCGTGTATTTGGAGTCCTTTGTTCTCATCTCATCCACATGCTTTTGAATCGGGGTGTGAATATCGATTGTGGTCACTCCTGGAATTTTTAGAGTCATGATCCACTGACCATATTTGGCTAAAACATCATTATAATTTTCATAAGGCGTCTTAAAACTATAATCATCCGCACCACCTGGTTTCAAAGTTTTTCTCGAACTGAGGGACTGAGGATCAAAAGGAGGAGGTGTCATGATTATGACTTCTGCTCCACTGGCTTTTATTTTTTCTATCAGACTTAATACCCCCTTTTGATAATCCGTAAAACGCTCTTGAGAAAGGGGGTGATAAAGTCCATCATTCATGCCATAACATATCGAGACTATGTCCGGTTTTACGAGTTCGAGTGCACGATCCAAACGTTCATGAACATTGGGGCGAGGCCAAGGGTGTTGAGCCTCTGATTTCCCAGTCGTCGTCTCACTCCCCAGCCCAAGTCCTATGATATCAATCTTGTCGTCTGGAAATGATTTTTGTAGGTAGTAATCGATGTAACGGAAATAAATCCCCGCACGAGTGAT
This window contains:
- a CDS encoding DUF1552 domain-containing protein — protein: MSFDRRSFLKAAGVSLLLPPLESEAAQSSNGSKKLLCVALNFGVHPGYFFPKDDNPCSSRVLSAMEAHKKDMTVLLNTQHPHKGGHGAVHSFLSGYLVKNAQQLREKNISIDQKFVKETNPNTRYKSLQLAMGGAGTMHQSWNDKGEPMRNIYSLEEIYGKLFVEPSKKGRELRRKILTNKTSVMDFVHSQAKRMKRFGTKRDGEIIDSYMDGVRGVEKRITESTNWLDVKKPQVTYKLPSNLMSNASYLKEYYELIHLAFMTDQSRAITLGIPANPSAVPIDGVSTGYHSLTHHGNQPDRLKQLYLIDSHNVKCFNDFVSQMKATETATGKSLYDQSAMIYGSGMGDANNHSNKRLPAILIGGLLKPQGVLDMKGKNLSDAYVTILNKLGVYLDKFGNNRGDLNGQI
- a CDS encoding type II secretion system protein → MNSTNCRAIKHKRFSLIELLVIVAIIGILASILLPVLGKARKKSRLAICTSNSKQISMAIYMYIEDQDDYFPFSSEHNNTSWDDRLGSMEYDGRSITAEQVDNKSKLTDASIYECPASEVELTNQNNQKRSYSLNYGKAHKPSQFRGIGTGSWSMKSNEVNEASQSIMITENNKPGNYLGNNNNDFTNNNFIKAFYDTPKYWTHDYGRLNLAMVDGSVRILSMQHTYLGLRDATASGNQINTMWDCQD
- a CDS encoding SGNH/GDSL hydrolase family protein is translated as MKTFYNLLIFIFSMGALAQGSLIKQDDKALPHSPFDQKRVMFLGDSITRAGIYFRYIDYYLQKSFPDDKIDIIGLGLGSETTTGKSEAQHPWPRPNVHERLDRALELVKPDIVSICYGMNDGLYHPLSQERFTDYQKGVLSLIEKIKASGAEVIIMTPPPFDPQSLSSRKTLKPGGADDYSFKTPYENYNDVLAKYGQWIMTLKIPGVTTIDIHTPIQKHVDEMRTKDSKYTISGDGIHPNALGHQLMARSFLKSLNLLNESKSLAEAEEARRTDRLCALINKRTGQRSTAWLQYVGYTRGTETVKTDSISEAEREAKALQLEIDKLKKETLSHK